The Tripterygium wilfordii isolate XIE 37 chromosome 5, ASM1340144v1, whole genome shotgun sequence genome window below encodes:
- the LOC119999117 gene encoding uncharacterized protein LOC119999117, producing MKKFLLVIFVVAASILLLMSSISDSARDGFTLPKHAIEKSSGWDAFRSITVDSEPMMKEDNNIVVDHKVEDEDDKEDGAKYRRNMGGISTDSEVHGSDSGHAGHGNGGR from the coding sequence ATGAAGAAATTTCTCCTGgttatttttgttgttgctgCATCAATATTGTTACTCATGTCATCGATTTCTGATTCCGCTCGCGATGGATTCACGCTGCCAAAACATGCGATTGAGAAGTCGAGCGGGTGGGACGCCTTTAGATCTATCACAGTTGATTCGGAGCCAATGATGAAGGAAGACAACAATATTGTTGTTGACCACAAagtagaagatgaagatgataaaGAAGATGGTGCCAAATACCGTCGTAATATGGGAGGAATTTCAACTGATTCTGAGGTTCATGGTAGTGATAGTGGGCATGCTGGACATGGCAATGGTGGACGCTAG
- the LOC119998781 gene encoding uncharacterized protein LOC119998781, translating into MAETNGSLQQIHQKNPTLQSLFHALDPISLILSQNSNPYEPVPLRLTTECYIMERGPRYKAYAELRELKFRMKNARPQENYEEEFKQNPPKKQVKFQGNVIGIGRKGSSSILAQSVPDFSAVIRKENRKPLSTMTELTPPPPSSKNWAKMDRTSSSSRGSKSANAGEKKRGMLMARKSYASIEELKGSSAAVANAINGENRGGGRGIGKTVLGSKQFRV; encoded by the coding sequence ATGGCAGAGACGAACGGCTCTCTgcaacaaatccatcaaaaaaaTCCAACTCTTCAATCTCTCTTCCATGCCCTTGATCCCATATCTCTGATTCTCTCACAGAACTCAAACCCTTACGAACCAGTCCCTCTGAGACTCACCACAGAGTGTTACATCATGGAGAGGGGACCCAGATACAAAGCATACGCagaattgagagaattaaaGTTTAGAATGAAGAATGCGAGGCCACAAGAAAATTATGAGGAAGAATTCAAACAAAACCCACCGAAAAAACAGGTCAAGTTTCAGGGGAATGTTATCGGAATTGGGCGAAAAGGGTCATCCTCAATTTTAGCACAATCGGTGCCGGACTTCTCTGCCGTGATAAGGAAAGAGAACCGGAAGCCGCTGTCCACAATGACTGAACTGACGCCGCCACCGCCATCCTCGAAGAATTGGGCAAAAATGGATAGGACTTCGTCGAGTTCGAGAGGGAGTAAGTCGGCAAACGCAGGGGAAAAGAAACGTGGAATGTTGATGGCAAGGAAGAGCTACGCAAGTATTGAGGAATTGAAAGGGTCGTCGGCGGCAGTGGCAAATGCCATTAATGGTGAAAACAGAGGCGGTGGAAGAGGAATTGGCAAGACTGTTCTTGGCTCCAAACAATTCCGAGtgtag
- the LOC119998780 gene encoding uncharacterized protein LOC119998780, which translates to MSDATGKTTGSSLAILEKKTCRPGGCVGILFHLFDWNRRFVKKKLLSRRLLPPARAKLVSKKFGDEKMPKAKLKLIADEKREGFANVKTNGNHSVSDDKGQTHEMRDPGLVARLMGLESIPDLKRDRPKKVSDAGGEKFVTSPAGCERGDLSLDKVNTKLDFRPQKLQKTGQCHRQAVTRFGADALNIKSVLSRSRKHLPKLAPPVKSPRISSVRDSCRASRLIDAASRILEPGLRATNRAKCTLTYSSSMQCQGKDGVLTEEAGVLSPDIAIQSDYNVNVGTDLMGQTSCKNCNNTVDVGSSRVNLEDQPFISPLSALNVVNASSVEVGRSKARVPVPSLEQEREAMSQRRRDQAHDDPTVDRKHGCQEGQAHWHLTSPQCKVPRDESSSCASKIRTQTSNRMPFARERMPPRAKSSNLRSRRTSAVANAVTEAKDFISLNRSLSGRTPLRLPPEVDTSKFDANKRFSNVQDKSLSNLRTPVRKRRTISVNRQTESPCGSSAFGKQRNVKCGGVTGKEMGLNAPSQGITRRSAAHCDLDRPTTHKDNGIVSFTFNSPLKYKAGISSQLKLKRDNQIDVIRNNTSEQHKQIVDESVKHVSLPKQFPLKGDTLGALLEQKLKELACEEEDEVVTGGNPAKRSTATILQELVSALTAEQPMYEDCHMFDAENAFQSKTKIGGTSVGFSTDADHLSPGSVLEVSFSTDSCVSSCVDNSSGQRLNFDSMDYYEQFQPMEPDLDLLDSATFFNETNIEDKAVSHISNHVSEMLNSINFVGLGLTGKQLSHAKGVILNAELFFGIATQQHADGIKRDFFFSPFLLDELESLAYEMWTNINWLPVFIETKEGNNLFRGFLFDSVIEVLDSKYCRYFNSGFKSFARLPSYMNAEKLVRDVGEEIQRWESLVGMLPDELLDWDMSHSLGKWVDFDIEAFENGADIDWDILQILVEEIVVDLWECRLTSSE; encoded by the exons ATGAGCGACGCGACTGGGAAAACGACAGGGTCGTCTTTGGCCATCTTAGAGAAGAAGACTTGCAGACCTGGTGGTTGTGTGGGCATTCTCTTCCATCTCTTCGATTGGAACCGTAGGTTTGTAAAGAAAAAGCTCTTATCCCGGAGACTACTTCCACCAG CTCGTGCAAAACTAGTTTCAAAGAAGTTTGGAGATGAGAAGATGCCCAAAGCAAAGCTTAAACTG ATTGCTGACGAGAAGAGAGAGGGTTTTGCAAATGTAAAGACAAACGGGAATCATAGTGTTTCTGATGATAAGGGGCAAACCCATGAAATGCGCGATCCGGGTTTGGTTGCTAGGCTTATGGGCCTTGAATCCATCCCAGATTTGAAAAGAGATAGGCCGAAAAAGGTTTCAGATGCGGGGGGAGAGAAATTTGTTACTAGTCCTGCTGGATGTGAAAGGGGGGATTTAAGTTTAGACAAGGTAAATACAAAGCTTGATTTCAGACCTCAAAAGCTTCAGAAAACAGGACAATGCCACAGACAAGCTGTAACTAGATTTGGTGCTGATGCATTGAATATTAAGAGTGTATTGTCGCGAAGTAGAAAGCATCTCCCCAAGCTTGCTCCCCCGGTGAAAAGTCCGAGGATATCCTCTGTGAGGGATTCATGTAGGGCATCTAGGTTGATTGATGCTGCTTCAAGAATTCTGGAACCTGGTTTGCGGGCTACAAATAGAGCAAAATGCACTCTTACTTATTCAAGTTCCATGCAGTGTCAAGGGAAAGATGGTGTTTTGACTGAGGAAGCAGGAGTTCTGTCACCAGATATAGCGATCCAATCCGATTACAATGTGAATGTGGGAACAGATTTGATGGGTCAGACTTCTTGCAAAAATTGTAATAATACGGTTGATGTTGGCAGTTCAAGAGTAAATTTGGAGGATCAGCCATTTATTTCTCCGCTTTCTGCTCTGAATGTAGTCAATGCCTCTTCAGTGGAAGTAGGAAGAAGTAAGGCAAGGGTACCTGTGCCCTCTCTtgagcaggaaagagaagcaatGTCTCAGAGACGTCGAGACCAAGCTCATGATGATCCCACAGTGGATAGGAAACATGGATGCCAAGAAGGTCAAGCTCATTGGCATTTGACAAGCCCTCAGTGCAAGGTTCCAAGAGATGAATCATCTTCTTGTGCCTCCAAGATCAGGACTCAAACTTCGAATCGGATGCCTTTCGCCAGGGAGAGAATGCCGCCAAGAGCTAAATCAAGTAATTTACGAAGCAGGAGAACGTCAGCTGTCGCCAATGCTGTCACTGAAGCCAaagattttatttctttgaacAGAAGCTTAAGTGGTCGCACCCCACTAAGGCTACCTCCTGAGGTGGATACTTCTAAGTTTGATGCTAATAAACGATTTAGTAACGTGCAGGATAAATCCTTATCAAATTTGAGAACCCCAGTGCGGAAAAGGAGGACAATAAGTGTCAATAGGCAAACTGAGAGTCCTTGTGGCAGTTCTGCATTTGGAAAACAGAGAAACGTCAAATGTGGTGGTGTGACTGGGAAAGAGATGGGGCTCAATGCTCCCTCCCAGGGCATTACAAGGAGATCAGCTGCTCATTGCGACCTTGATAGACCCACTACCCATAAGGACAATGGTATTGTATCTTTTACCTTCAATTCCCCACTGAAATATAAGGCTGGAATTTCCTCTCAACTGAAGCTGAAAAGAGACAATCAAATTGACGTTATTAGAAATAATACTTCTGAACAGCACAAGCAAATAGTGGATGAAAGTGTGAAACATGTGTCTTTGCCGAAGCAATTTCCATTGAAAGGAGATACTTTGGGTGCTCTTCTGGAACAAAAGTTGAAGGAATTGGCTtgtgaagaagaggatgaagtGGTAACTGGGGGTAATCCAGCAAAGAGATCTACTGCTACTATTCTTCAGGAGCTAGTATCTGCTTTAACTGCGGAGCAGCCTATGTATGAAGATTGTCATATGTTTGATGCAGAAAATGCTTTCCAG AGCAAAACAAAGATAGGAGGAACTTCTGTTGGATTTTCAACTGATGCTGATCATCTCAGCCCTGGATCTGTTCTTGAAGTTTCATTCTCAACTGACAGTTGCGTTTCCAGCTGTGTAGATAATAGCTCTG GACAAAGGCTGAATTTTGATTCCATGGACTACTATGAGCAGTTCCAACCAATGGAACCTGATCTGGACCTCCTTGATTCAGCAACCTTCTTTAATGAAACAAATATTGAAGACAAGGCAGTTTCCCACATTTCAAACCATGTTTCTGAGATGCTAAATAGCATCAACTTTGTAGGTCTTGGGTTGACTGGAAAGCAGCTTAGTCATGCAAAGGGGGTTATCCTGAATGCTGAACTGTTTTTCGGAATTGCAACTCAGCAACACGCAGATGGAATAAAAAGAGATTTTTTCTTCAGCCCCTTTCTACTTGACGAATTAGAATCTCTCGCCTATGAGATGTGGACGAACATCAACTGGCTTCCTGTTTTTATTGAGACCAAAGAAGGAAATAATCTATTTAGAGGATTCCTTTTCGACTCTGTCATAGAAGTATTAGATTCGAAATATTGCCGGTACTTTAACTCCGGATTCAAGTCCTTTGCAAGATTGCCATCATACATGAATGCAGAAAAGCTTGTTCGAgatgttggagaagagattCAAAGGTGGGAAAGTCTTGTTGGGATGCTTCCGGATGAACTACTAGATTGGGATATGAGTCACTCCTTAGGCAAATGGGTAGATTTTGATATTGAAGCATTTGAAAATGGTGCAGACATAGACTGGGACATACTTCAAATTCTGGTCGAGGAAATTGTGGTAGACTTGTGGGAGTGCAGGCTGACTTCTTCTGAGTGA